The Anastrepha ludens isolate Willacy chromosome 2, idAnaLude1.1, whole genome shotgun sequence DNA window cctagcCTCTAAaagaaacaccctttatatataaataaagacaaTTTCTTTTCTTACATTTACTTTTCCCTTTAAACGTTTGTGGTATCAATAATCAAAGTTTCTCCCAAATATGCTATTAGTAGTCAAGTTACGTTTTGACTTAACAACTTAACATAtactaaattaacaaatttccaAATAAATGCTGTCATGCATACGGCATaaaatcttaataaattttcactGCTGGACACGTAACTCAACCTCAACTAAAGTAGTTGTTGTGTGACCAACCCTACAAAGTGTTGCTTCTCAACTGACGCATACAACCCATGGCTCACTCAAGTATCAAAAaaagaccaaaaacaagaaattaattaaaagaaaaaatgtcctGTTATCTAACCTTTGGAatctaaaatcaaaatattccgTCGGCTATTTATACAatacacacacgtacacatAAGCAACCCCTGGTAAATTTGCTCTACTACACTACAACGAAAATTGACGAGTAGGCACGAGTATGTAAATCTACCCCTCATCATTAAGCAGGTTTTGCCCTAAGTTATGTACTTTTGTTATTCCACAgcttgtttttcataaaaatgcacTCATGTCCACTCAACTATCTTTCTTTGGACATTAGAGAAGTTGTTTGTTTGGGTGCTCGAATTTTCTTCGTTTAATTTCTGTATATAATTACCAAATTTGTATGCCACATATGAGCCTGAAATTACATACGCAAATTCTCTAATGCACTCATTCTTCAACCAACTTATACTCTACCATTATTGTCCTTTTGCCATTGATTGTTTTCACCAGCGCATCAGCAAACAGCAACCAGTTTTTTGGTTTGAAAATGTTGTTAGTTGGGCATATAAATATCCCTTTTATTACTCCTAATTGCAGTGTCATTCAATATTCTCAATTCATGTGTCCTTGCTAAGCTATTAAAGCATGTAAAACAGAAAAGTTCCATGTGCTTTTATTGGAAGAAATTAGAGgaaatttcgtattatttaatTTGGCTTTGTTCTTGAAAGTATTTGTTTTCTAGCAGCCaagataatttttaatttttttgaaatctatttcaacattaagaaaatatttgcacgTAATGATATTCAGGTATTAGAACTTTTCAGTATATTTCCCATACACCATACAACTTTCATGTTGTCGTGAAACGATTTCCTTCAACAAACAGCGGCTAGTATTCTGTCATTCAGAAGCGGGGTAACCTATAAGTCCATCATATCACCACTCCTTAACTACCAGCTTAAATATGCATATGGGTTGGTTGGtaggttggttaaagtggtgattcttccagaatccaactagcgcttccgcaccattttgttgccacatcctcgttaccaatttgcttaacggttatttacagcatgactatatccagtctgtgcggtttaagcaccttattaggttgttggcgTCTAAGTCAGACAGTTCTTTGAGATTTTCGAACAGCGgtcggcccagggttaacattcagtccttccatagggcagggcattcacagaggaaatagaAGATTGTCTCcgttttctccggttgtttacaactgtgacagtatgtattatgAGGGATACCCGTTTTGGCTGCTttttctccgatagaccaaaagccagttatgactgccgttagtctccaggcgtcccgtcgttgtatgcttattaatgtcgacgattgcttgaggttgtaggtgggccataacgttctgctaattttgcatttcgtctgggcTTTCTACCTACAATCCgtaattcgaaggtatttttgggaaattgtattgtattcttgactgcacctaatggtgtgaatgcCGATTCTGCAAGATCATTGTTCATGgaagatccccctcttgccagttcatctgctttttcgttaccttcaatgttccgaagtcccgggacccagattaagctAACTTTATAgttttcactcaagatgatgAGGTtattcctgctttgttccaccacttcaGATGTTGTAGTAGCCGAACACAgagcctggattgcagcttggctatccgaaagaatagcgatattgcccttaaaagagaaatctctgattagtagcctacaggcttccccaattgccagtacttccgcctggaagacactgctggtattagggagacgcacagatttctcaatttttagtctgtgagaatatatatcagctccaacaccgcagcccattttactgccatctgtatagactgtagtgtcgaaacTGTTTAGAGAGAATACCTTAtcccattcttccttagatgggaagagagtggcaaaattcctattgaaagttaccgtcgggacgatgtagtcagttctcaccgagattaactgagtttgtcgcaataaaatACTAGCATGACCACACCTTTTTTCTCCCAGCGACCCGCtacatttaacctaaatgcactcatggttgctgtcttcttaatatgtaggtctattggaataacgtgtgtcagtgcattgagagcctctctagggcatgatctgattgcactgACGATAACCGCGGACTACCTCCACCGAGTCGAAACCTGGTGCTTGGCCCTCCGCGTTCGCCATGACATGGTCAACGACTATGCGAGACAATCGTGCCTCAATCTTTGACCACTTGTCAAGCACTGGCTTTCCGCGGTTAAAGGTTTCATCTACCAATGCCATTTGATGATGGTCCCGCGCCATCTCACTAAATCGCTTGGTAGGCTTGGAGGCAACTGCACCCTGATCCGATatcttgtgcttctttgttACCTTCCCAGTTTCGTCATGCGAGCGGTTTCGTGTTTTGGCATCTGTCTTGTTGGCGGCTTGGAAAGCCAAGTATTCGTCAACCACCTTTTGACATCTTGCCTGGTCGGTCTCATCTTTGGGATGAACTTTACCTTCGGCCTCGTTTTTTTGAATCCTGCCAAGGATAGCGAGACACCTCTGGTAGAGTTTATACCTTGAGGGACCTTTATTACCACGCTTTTGCCCCATGGCTTTAGCGGATGTTGTTGGTTGATTTCATCTGGTCTGCCAAGGGAGCTGAGCATGTCGCCATGCGCGGTGACCGAAGAGAATTAAGGGGAAATATCCGGTCgaccatggcagcgccccataccatggcaaGGCCACCATTACGACCTGAGGGGACCTGATATCAGGAGGACAGCCATATTTAGTCCCCCGGttgccaaacccacccaatagacacgggtcgcatcacaccttgggttgagggagttttttcgttaaaaaacgaagtttacgtcttcgcaCTGTGTGGTTCGTGGAAGACCTACTCTCCTATCTTCAATATCTGGGAGGAGTTCCCCTATCCATCACTtggggacgcgccctatagggataacaggttcGCCCAAGGGATGCATATGGGTGTTATTACTTAAAATCtgtttaaatactttttatggTTTCGAATTCATTCGGCTAATTTGGTTATCTTGACGTGTCTCTGACGTGAAAcgatgcaaaaataataattttaaaaaattaaaaaaaataaaaattgagtttttctttttgagTATTTGGTTTATAAGATCCCGTTTCTTATGAGTCTCTTCAACTGTTTATAGGATTGGGCCAAGACTTCATTGTATTCACTACAAACGCAGATGAATTTCAGAATTTGGTCCTTTCATTGTCTTGCAGACACTTTCGCTTTCGTTATTAACTCATGCCAGCTGAGTCGTAGAATATTTTCGAAGGGGTTTTATCatccatacgagtatatgtatgtcaTATGGCAAATCCAACTCAGGTGTGTATTTAAATAGAAACTGTTTGATTTTAGAGTTTTAagctttaaattgaaatttattaacaaGTTACATCCTCCGGCCCTCTTTCGTGTCTtgcatgttttaaattttaacacaaaCTCTCtgtttgttcgcaaacttggtTGCCAGATTTAAAACTGTTCTATTCTGTAATAGGTTAACTGATCCTATATTTTCGCGTTTTATATtgtctaaataaaattatttagtatttgTAATGATGAGAATACTACTTgtcattttcaataattaaaatttagaaatttactGGCAACTTTTGTCTAGCTTGTCCTATTCGAATCACTGTGCTGCGCAAAATTGGTTGAATAAGGCGGATGTTCGACTTCGGGTCGTTTATTCATTATTCCGAAATGGAGTTCAACAAGAACATACCCTTATGATGTTCTGTTAGTTCAGCTTCAGTagcaatttatattaattttatgtaatataatatatataataataccataataaagccaattctgttatatggagtcactgtctggtggaactcactagagagaacgacatcagttaaaaagctagagagagtccagaggtctgccctcattggaatcagtggggcgcttcgaactcctcctactctggcgcttaatgtaatgttaaacgTGGTACCTacagacatcgcaggcagaattgccgctgctcgtaccgcaatcagactgaggggcttgggctataagctcaacctcacatatgggcactcaagcatcctcagaaactttgagttcatcccctcgtcgacggaCCAGTGTGTGCCTTCGCTAAGTCCAAGTGGAagtttctccacccatattccaccaagggaggagtggaccgggggcaacacctggggacagggcctcgttaacctgttcacggatggctcgaagttggacggtagggttggaggaggagtattctgcaaagagctccccatcaaactcaaattcaggctaccggatcactgcagtgtgttccaagcagaggtggccgcaattaaagaagcagctgactggctacttacttgcgtaacaaCTGTTAAgagggtaaatatttactccgatagccaagcggccatcagggccctaggctctattatggtgcattcgaagctggtcagggaatgcctggtctcactctcgattgcatcagaattcttcgacataaagataatttgggtacctggtcacagtgacattgcaggaaactgcgaagccgacgagctggccagacaggggacctgtgaggcaatgtgcccgcgaaaggagaggatcgggatccccttgacaacctgcgctctactcctggaaggatgggctatgcaccaactcagcgaacgctgggcaagtacacgaacgtgtagggtcgcgaagtccttctggccacgtttggataggaggcgttcgagggatatcctgggaatgacaaaatgtcatttctcaaatttcgtgggcatcatcacggggcactgtccgcgaggtacacatgccgtgagaatcggaatcacttcgagtcctttttgcgacagctgcatggaggatgaggtggaatcatctcagcatatcctccttagctgcccagccttcgcgggactaagattcaagtatcttggttcccatttcttttctgcgcctgctgatatagcaggtgttgataacaaaaatctgatgaactacatcagcagcataatgaggttaacacaaccgcggactagtcaccgttcgtagtccacaatcactcaccactcccccatcccttcccttccTCCCCCTTCTCTGTCCttaaatggtatcacaaaggacgaaccaaactatttcgtccaagtgggccctactctctgggcaaccattataattatatatataaatataattttgctactttaatacaattttttttaatacaaatttttgtaaggTAACATGCTTGTAAAAATCGATATTTCAAGTAATCCTACAGTTTTCTATAGCTTTTCAGATTTATAAGGCACAACATATAATTTGCTCACCGTAAATTAAAAGTTTGATGATGCGTACCcttcaaaaaagttattttacagattcatttttgttttgttatttatttaaaaacagttttaagtaaattttccaaataagatatttttaaagtaagcTAGCTGCTCaggttttgttatattttaatttatctcaTTGCCCcgcctaaaacaaaaattcaataaagtttttatttttctatttaactcCTTCAAGGAACACCTTTAGTTCACACTTAAGTTTTCTGCCAAATTCCCCTTTAGCTGATTCCCTTGACATTCCATCCGATGACATTTGGCTAAGGAATTttgtgtgcttttttttttttgacgaataAATCGATGAAAAGATTCTTGGAAGTGTAgccaagatcagaccgttaatcggctctcagcgattttaaagaaataagttgattggctgacgtaaccggggttattaagaaaaaatcaactcaGTCTCCGCTAATTTTACTCCGTTGCCATCTgaataacgactgattggacgactgTGTGTGAATATGCGTAAGTGTAGAAGTAAGCGGGCAGCATTTTGCTACCGGGTCCTCGGCGACGTGGCAACCCAAGTTactctcaaaattttgtttcccACCACATCGGGTGAAAAACCtgataatctatcatccttggcttAGAAGTTCTTCTCTCATTAAATCTCTTCTGTAGACCTCACACCCAATACTAGCGAAGGCGAGCCAAATGTACAGAAAGTGCACCACCGCCTTATCTTCCTCAAGATATGGTGCATTTAGCCTGCATTCCTCTCATGTTCAAATATCTAAACAATACAAATGAGACAGACGGAAATATCAGAAGTTATTTAAAGTTCAATTTGGTTGGCAAATAAGGGCCTTGCGCTTAGCACAAGGAAGATAGATGAAATCTTTTCACAATGACTTAGCCCCCTCGCTCATGAGGTCATGGTCTTTGACTTAAGTTTCTATTTTGATATTATCGAGCTTTAAAGACAGGTAGCACGATTCGGGACATGAATGGCAAGTGACTGACTTTTGGCAAATACCCACGTTTTGTTTCCGCTGCTGGATGGCATGGCACAATAACTATATATGTGAGTTTAGAGGAATACTCGTACACTTATACGTATCagcaagcaaaaaattcaaactccaaaaaatctgatcgaaaatagagaaaaatgtgcaaaaaaatgttgctcatCAAACCAGCATAATTTCACTGATTATGttcaaaactttataaaattgcAATTCTCGATTGTAGGTACATTATGTGTGCAAAAAAAACCTGGCAAACACTGTGTAAACAAATTAACTAAAGTGCTTTATATCTCGTTTCTCATCTGTGGATTACATTAAAACACTAGAGCGTATAAAAACCCAACTGAACTGAGTACAAACAACatgaaaagtaagtaaaaatttgcaaagcaCTTTAGAGTTAACCACAGCACGGCACACACATACGCAAGCACACGGGTACCAGGACGTTGCCACATAGGTACGTGCAAACAGTTGCCAGAGGTTTCAGAATGTCTATAGGACTCAGCAACAGAAAGTAGGTGTAATGCGGGTGCACGCGTACTGAAGCTGGTATCCAAAAACAGATcattataaaaactttttatccCGATAAGTGCTGACATAGTAGGTACGAGATGTCGAGCGCTCTTGACTATCTGCTAATATTGTTTACGAAAGCGAAAGTATATGTGAGTGAACGGCATATAGTGCGCTAACCTTCCACCTACACGCTGCTCCACGCCGGCCATGTCACCTTAACCTGCAGCGCTACATTCATACATTCACCTCTAATTGAAACATTAAGTTTCACATCACGTACGCGGTGTCAGACATTCGTACAACCACAAGCTTCAAGGCGGGAAGGCAACTGAAATGAAGTGTTGGTGAATGCAAAGTGAAGCTGGGATTTTGTAGTGGAAATATGACTGGTGTTGCACGGCTGCCACTTAAGTGGCGCAAAAATTCCGCTCCGGTTTGGAGCCAAGCCCAACAGCATCGTAATCAACGTACACCGTCCACAGTGCGGCACTGTGGCGCCAAGCGTCAGCAGCGACAGCTTCTTCATTTATTCCAACAGGATGTGTCTATCAAACTCCACCTTTTCTCTGCTATTATTatagtgtgtgtgcatgtgtagaATTAGTTGGTATGCCACACTTTTTCTGCGTTGCCATTTTCCTACATTAAATGTTAGTCTAAAGTGATTATCTCAGCGCTTCGTTCGTGTGACGTCTGATTTGCGGTGGCCGTATCCATAACAGTTTAcagacgcacacacacacaggcaccTGGAACATATACACCTACAGATATTTGCACACTTCGGCTATGAAATCTGCATAACAAAATCGTAACTGGTTTAAGTGGTAAGTAAATTCATTGGAAATGATATTGTAATTGAGTACGTAAAATGATATTCTGTGGTTGGGAATATTTAAGTGTAGCAAAGGTGCGTATTCGGTGGGGTATTAAGGTTAAGTGGCAAAGCATGATAACGAGTTAGGGTATTTTATtatagaggaaatggaagagtAAGCAAATCTCTGTATTGTTTctcgaaaaattttagattggagtggggcaaaattaatcatccaattttgtttctcaaaaaaatgtttactaaaaaaatgagtttgagTGGTAGaaatatacagggttggccatattaaactgacccatgtgatta harbors:
- the LOC128869065 gene encoding uncharacterized protein LOC128869065 — encoded protein: MGQKRGNKGPSRYKLYQRCLAILGRIQKNEAEGKVHPKDETDQARCQKVVDEYLAFQAANKTDAKTRNRSHDETGKVTKKHKISDQGAVASKPTKRFSEMARDHHQMALVDETFNRGKPVLDKWSKIEARLSRIVVDHVMANAEGQAPGFDSVEVVRGYRQCNQIMP